The following are encoded together in the Oryzias melastigma strain HK-1 linkage group LG17, ASM292280v2, whole genome shotgun sequence genome:
- the lrrc53 gene encoding uncharacterized protein lrrc53 isoform X2, with the protein MTRILLMLLLPVIRAPRVSSEPACPVSCVVCSEDAVICQRLAQIIVAPDSTQALLLTEGSISTVQPAALSELSNVTVLGLSNNQISELGKEAFKSLQLLHTLLLDHNLLTSHALQGGALTNLTQLKVLALGHNLISMIQAGWFRGTKALVSLKLEGNLLTSLDSSSFPQNDLRQLESLDLSDNLIDHLDQNSFQGLVGLRTLDLSRNRLSSAPAEAFSYLSWLTNLNLDLNSWNCTCELLELAAVLTAFIQQPDKTLYNGRRMVCVSADNPAVTTVLELTEANCVPSNQNITVKIETKAGVTPHEYARDMAITAVMCFIGGVALTLLGVLIYYQISKRKKRQERLEKEQERRNVANHVSHLDVTDRRRNFFLAANSRNKAAVAVDAWTDGHAKVRADENDGCLQFPNHRTALPGSNPGRRDYWMNGGIKKGDHQEMRRVKMEEEGRTSLQTRTSVREVPENLYARGQRNSSHLQIGSLNPQNSPDSGRKRIPNGEYFHKMYSPPEHNVRYGKPQSYYGDTSAHNSRERSGHYPTRSGGLRNVTFDLESLKTNQERNNLEEEDRPSSGKEEMKERTHRDPSSRPFKVKLNLNPVRKSKVQPRLEKSTPKSSKKKKRDEKERLEKPQKGKSAKRSKNGSEKKRKSSGEKAKNREKEENQGGDGETSAKQKEPTSTNDEEGQRSADPGQGDDTSQPAEQQAASAVAPTQSLHGFQYPATAQGGNARLPPKHPFSFISAGTNSTSNLSLLGTTAAPSIGSNVSLQGGNPLLKITTPGSNTLLPGSPANFLSPGIALGGLNVTPRAPGGTVPLVPSLQSNQVLAQALQANTAPVQSQLVPENSLIAALKPDSGQIRTILTEGALLQIPPESQGSKQRPADQNQEDVGGAAPQGVTTVENILPSNSQSETGCNPEDAPANMATGDVDLTEEVEGFVPSASSQVVSSSEAALLQQEYLSAEGGSSPRRRLRLVLPEKTSDRPPTALERKIR; encoded by the exons ATGACCA gaatTCTGCTGATGTTGCTGCTACCAGTTATCAGAGCTCCGAGAGTTTCTTCTGAACCAGCGTGCCCCGTTTCCTGTGTGGTTTGTTCGGAGGATGCTGTCATCTGTCAGAGACTCGCTCAGATTATTG TGGCTCCAGATTCCACCCAGGCTCTGCTGCTAACGGAGGGCTCCATCTCCACAGTCCAGCCTGCTGCACTGTCTGAACTCAGCAACGTCACAGTTTTAG GTCTAAGCAATAACCAAATCTCAGAACTTGGAAAAGAGGCCTTCAAaagcctgcagctcctccacacCCTCCTGTTGGACCACAACCTCCTGACGAGCCACGCCCTACAGGGAGGAGCTCTGACCAACCTGACTCAGCTGAAGGTTCTTGCTCTGGGCCACAACCTCATCAGCATG ATACAGGCTGGCTGGTTCAGAGGCACAAAGGCTCTGGTTAGCTTGAAGCTGGAGGGAAATCTACTAACTAGTTTGGACTCCAGTTCCTTTCCTCAGAATGACCTCAGACAACTGGAGAGTCTGGATCTGTCAGACAATCTGATCGATCATCTGGACCAGAACAG TTTCCAAGGGTTGGTGGGTCTGAGGACTCTGGATCTCTCCAGGAATCGCTTGAGTTCTGCTCCTGCTGAAGCCTTTTCCTACCTCAGCTGGCTGACCAACCTCAATCTGGACCTCAACTCGTGGAACTGCACCTGTGAGCTGCTGGAGCTCGCCGCCGTTCTGACAGCTTTTATTCAGCAACCTGACAAG ACCCTTTATAACGGCCGCAGGATGGTGTGTGTGAGCGCCGACAACCCCGCTGTGACCACGGTTCTAGAGCTGACCGAGGCCAACTGCGTCCCGTCCAATCAGAACATCACAGTGAAGATAGAGACCAAAGCCGGAGTGACGCCTCACGAGTACGCTCGAGATATGGCCATCACTGCAGTCATGTGCTTTATTG GTGGCGTTGCTTTGACTCTGTTGGGGGTCCTGATCTACTACCAAATCTCCAAGAGGAAAAAACGTCAAGAAAGACTTGAAAAAGAGCAAGAGCGACGAAACGTGGCGAATCACGTCAGCCACCTTGATGTTACTGATAGAAGAAGAAATTTCTTCTTGGCAGCAAACAGCAGGAACAAGGCAGCGGTGGCTGTGGATGCGTGGACAGATGGCCATGCTAAAgtcagagcagatgaaaatgaCGGCTGTTTGCAATTCCCTAACCATAGAACTGCCCTACCAGGGTCCAACCCAGGGAGACGGGACTACTGGATGAATGGAGGGATAAAGAAGGGAGACCATCAAGAGATGAGAAGGGTAAAGATGGAAGAGGAAGGGAGGACAAGTCTTCAAACAAGAACCTCAGTCAGGGAAGTCCCTGAAAACTTGTATGCACGAGGCCAAAGAAACTCTTCTCATTTGCAAATAGGAAGTTTGAAtccccaaaatagtccagattCAGGCCGCAAAAGGATTCCAAATGGTGAGTACTTCCACAAAATGTACAGCCCACCAGAACACAATGTGAGATATGGAAAGCCTCAGTCCTACTATGGAGATACATCTGCTCACAACAGCAGAGAAAGAAGCGGTCACTACCCGACGAGGAGTGGTGGGCTCAGGAATGTCACTTTTGATCTGGAGAGCCTCAAAACTAATCAAGAGAGGAACAATCTGGAGGAGGAAGATCGTCCAAGCTCTGGTaaagaggaaatgaaagaaaGGACACACAGAGATCCATCCAGTCGTCCATTCAAAGTCAAACTAAACTTGAACCCTGTACGAAAAAGCAAAGTCCAACCGCGATTGGAGAAAAGCACCCCgaaaagcagcaaaaagaaaaaacgggATGAAAAGGAAAGACTGGAGAAGCCCCAGAAAGGAAAGTCTGCAAAGAGAAGCAAGAATGGCAGCGAGAAAAAGAGGAAATCCTCcggagaaaaagcaaaaaacagagaaaaagaagagaatCAAGGAGGTGATGGAGAAACGTCTGCTAAGCAGAAAGAACCAACCTCCACAAATGATGAAGAAGGTCAGAGAAGTGCAGATCCTGGCCAGGGTGACGACACATCCCAGCCTGCTGAACAACAGGCAGCTTCTGCTGTTGCACCCACACAAAGTTTGCACGGTTTCCAGTATCCTGCAACAGCACAAGGAGGTAATGCCCGGCTTCCTCCCAAACATCCCTTCTCTTTTATTTCTGCTGGGACGAATAGCACCAGCAACCTGTCTCTGCTTGGGACAACCGCCGCACCTTCAATCGGCAGCAACGTTTCTCTCCAAGGAGGGAATCCTTTGCTTAAAATCACGACTCCGGGATCGAACACGCTGCTTCCTGGGAGTCCAGCTAATTTCCTCTCCCCTGGGATCGCATTAGGAGGACTAAACGTGACTCCAAGAGCTCCAGGAGGAACTGTGCCTTTAGTTCCTTCTCTTCAAAGTAACCAGGTTCTTGCTCAGGCTTTGCAAGCTAACACAGCACCTGTGCAGTCCCAGCTGGTTCCCGAAAACTCCCTCATAGCAGCTCTGAAGCCGGACTCAGGACAGATCCGAACCATTCTGACAGAGGGAGCCCTTCTCCAGATACCTCCGGAATCTCAGGGATCCAAGCAAAGGCCCGCTGATCAGAACCAGGAGGATGTGGGTGGAGCAGCTCCTCAAGGAGTGACCACAGTGGAGAATATATTACCCAGCAACAGCCAGTCAGAAACAGGCTGCAATCCTGAAGATGCACCAGCCAACATGGCAACTGGAGATGTGGATCTAACTGAAGAAGTGGAAGGCTTTGTCCCTTCAGCATCCTCACAGGTCGTCTCCTCTTCtgaagctgctctgctgcagcaggagtaCCTGTCAGCAGAAGGAGGCTCCTCCCCGAGAAGGAGGCTGAGGCTGGTGCTTCCTGAAAAAACATCTGATCGGCCTCCAACTGCACTGGAAAGAAAAATACGCTAA
- the lrrc53 gene encoding uncharacterized protein lrrc53 isoform X1: MTSEDPIRTQNCHKNTRKCEKLCFFFQGILLMLLLPVIRAPRVSSEPACPVSCVVCSEDAVICQRLAQIIVAPDSTQALLLTEGSISTVQPAALSELSNVTVLGLSNNQISELGKEAFKSLQLLHTLLLDHNLLTSHALQGGALTNLTQLKVLALGHNLISMIQAGWFRGTKALVSLKLEGNLLTSLDSSSFPQNDLRQLESLDLSDNLIDHLDQNSFQGLVGLRTLDLSRNRLSSAPAEAFSYLSWLTNLNLDLNSWNCTCELLELAAVLTAFIQQPDKTLYNGRRMVCVSADNPAVTTVLELTEANCVPSNQNITVKIETKAGVTPHEYARDMAITAVMCFIGGVALTLLGVLIYYQISKRKKRQERLEKEQERRNVANHVSHLDVTDRRRNFFLAANSRNKAAVAVDAWTDGHAKVRADENDGCLQFPNHRTALPGSNPGRRDYWMNGGIKKGDHQEMRRVKMEEEGRTSLQTRTSVREVPENLYARGQRNSSHLQIGSLNPQNSPDSGRKRIPNGEYFHKMYSPPEHNVRYGKPQSYYGDTSAHNSRERSGHYPTRSGGLRNVTFDLESLKTNQERNNLEEEDRPSSGKEEMKERTHRDPSSRPFKVKLNLNPVRKSKVQPRLEKSTPKSSKKKKRDEKERLEKPQKGKSAKRSKNGSEKKRKSSGEKAKNREKEENQGGDGETSAKQKEPTSTNDEEGQRSADPGQGDDTSQPAEQQAASAVAPTQSLHGFQYPATAQGGNARLPPKHPFSFISAGTNSTSNLSLLGTTAAPSIGSNVSLQGGNPLLKITTPGSNTLLPGSPANFLSPGIALGGLNVTPRAPGGTVPLVPSLQSNQVLAQALQANTAPVQSQLVPENSLIAALKPDSGQIRTILTEGALLQIPPESQGSKQRPADQNQEDVGGAAPQGVTTVENILPSNSQSETGCNPEDAPANMATGDVDLTEEVEGFVPSASSQVVSSSEAALLQQEYLSAEGGSSPRRRLRLVLPEKTSDRPPTALERKIR, from the exons ATGACCAGTGAGGATCCTATAAGAACTCAAAATTgccataaaaatacaagaaaatgtgaaaaattatgtttttttttccaaggaatTCTGCTGATGTTGCTGCTACCAGTTATCAGAGCTCCGAGAGTTTCTTCTGAACCAGCGTGCCCCGTTTCCTGTGTGGTTTGTTCGGAGGATGCTGTCATCTGTCAGAGACTCGCTCAGATTATTG TGGCTCCAGATTCCACCCAGGCTCTGCTGCTAACGGAGGGCTCCATCTCCACAGTCCAGCCTGCTGCACTGTCTGAACTCAGCAACGTCACAGTTTTAG GTCTAAGCAATAACCAAATCTCAGAACTTGGAAAAGAGGCCTTCAAaagcctgcagctcctccacacCCTCCTGTTGGACCACAACCTCCTGACGAGCCACGCCCTACAGGGAGGAGCTCTGACCAACCTGACTCAGCTGAAGGTTCTTGCTCTGGGCCACAACCTCATCAGCATG ATACAGGCTGGCTGGTTCAGAGGCACAAAGGCTCTGGTTAGCTTGAAGCTGGAGGGAAATCTACTAACTAGTTTGGACTCCAGTTCCTTTCCTCAGAATGACCTCAGACAACTGGAGAGTCTGGATCTGTCAGACAATCTGATCGATCATCTGGACCAGAACAG TTTCCAAGGGTTGGTGGGTCTGAGGACTCTGGATCTCTCCAGGAATCGCTTGAGTTCTGCTCCTGCTGAAGCCTTTTCCTACCTCAGCTGGCTGACCAACCTCAATCTGGACCTCAACTCGTGGAACTGCACCTGTGAGCTGCTGGAGCTCGCCGCCGTTCTGACAGCTTTTATTCAGCAACCTGACAAG ACCCTTTATAACGGCCGCAGGATGGTGTGTGTGAGCGCCGACAACCCCGCTGTGACCACGGTTCTAGAGCTGACCGAGGCCAACTGCGTCCCGTCCAATCAGAACATCACAGTGAAGATAGAGACCAAAGCCGGAGTGACGCCTCACGAGTACGCTCGAGATATGGCCATCACTGCAGTCATGTGCTTTATTG GTGGCGTTGCTTTGACTCTGTTGGGGGTCCTGATCTACTACCAAATCTCCAAGAGGAAAAAACGTCAAGAAAGACTTGAAAAAGAGCAAGAGCGACGAAACGTGGCGAATCACGTCAGCCACCTTGATGTTACTGATAGAAGAAGAAATTTCTTCTTGGCAGCAAACAGCAGGAACAAGGCAGCGGTGGCTGTGGATGCGTGGACAGATGGCCATGCTAAAgtcagagcagatgaaaatgaCGGCTGTTTGCAATTCCCTAACCATAGAACTGCCCTACCAGGGTCCAACCCAGGGAGACGGGACTACTGGATGAATGGAGGGATAAAGAAGGGAGACCATCAAGAGATGAGAAGGGTAAAGATGGAAGAGGAAGGGAGGACAAGTCTTCAAACAAGAACCTCAGTCAGGGAAGTCCCTGAAAACTTGTATGCACGAGGCCAAAGAAACTCTTCTCATTTGCAAATAGGAAGTTTGAAtccccaaaatagtccagattCAGGCCGCAAAAGGATTCCAAATGGTGAGTACTTCCACAAAATGTACAGCCCACCAGAACACAATGTGAGATATGGAAAGCCTCAGTCCTACTATGGAGATACATCTGCTCACAACAGCAGAGAAAGAAGCGGTCACTACCCGACGAGGAGTGGTGGGCTCAGGAATGTCACTTTTGATCTGGAGAGCCTCAAAACTAATCAAGAGAGGAACAATCTGGAGGAGGAAGATCGTCCAAGCTCTGGTaaagaggaaatgaaagaaaGGACACACAGAGATCCATCCAGTCGTCCATTCAAAGTCAAACTAAACTTGAACCCTGTACGAAAAAGCAAAGTCCAACCGCGATTGGAGAAAAGCACCCCgaaaagcagcaaaaagaaaaaacgggATGAAAAGGAAAGACTGGAGAAGCCCCAGAAAGGAAAGTCTGCAAAGAGAAGCAAGAATGGCAGCGAGAAAAAGAGGAAATCCTCcggagaaaaagcaaaaaacagagaaaaagaagagaatCAAGGAGGTGATGGAGAAACGTCTGCTAAGCAGAAAGAACCAACCTCCACAAATGATGAAGAAGGTCAGAGAAGTGCAGATCCTGGCCAGGGTGACGACACATCCCAGCCTGCTGAACAACAGGCAGCTTCTGCTGTTGCACCCACACAAAGTTTGCACGGTTTCCAGTATCCTGCAACAGCACAAGGAGGTAATGCCCGGCTTCCTCCCAAACATCCCTTCTCTTTTATTTCTGCTGGGACGAATAGCACCAGCAACCTGTCTCTGCTTGGGACAACCGCCGCACCTTCAATCGGCAGCAACGTTTCTCTCCAAGGAGGGAATCCTTTGCTTAAAATCACGACTCCGGGATCGAACACGCTGCTTCCTGGGAGTCCAGCTAATTTCCTCTCCCCTGGGATCGCATTAGGAGGACTAAACGTGACTCCAAGAGCTCCAGGAGGAACTGTGCCTTTAGTTCCTTCTCTTCAAAGTAACCAGGTTCTTGCTCAGGCTTTGCAAGCTAACACAGCACCTGTGCAGTCCCAGCTGGTTCCCGAAAACTCCCTCATAGCAGCTCTGAAGCCGGACTCAGGACAGATCCGAACCATTCTGACAGAGGGAGCCCTTCTCCAGATACCTCCGGAATCTCAGGGATCCAAGCAAAGGCCCGCTGATCAGAACCAGGAGGATGTGGGTGGAGCAGCTCCTCAAGGAGTGACCACAGTGGAGAATATATTACCCAGCAACAGCCAGTCAGAAACAGGCTGCAATCCTGAAGATGCACCAGCCAACATGGCAACTGGAGATGTGGATCTAACTGAAGAAGTGGAAGGCTTTGTCCCTTCAGCATCCTCACAGGTCGTCTCCTCTTCtgaagctgctctgctgcagcaggagtaCCTGTCAGCAGAAGGAGGCTCCTCCCCGAGAAGGAGGCTGAGGCTGGTGCTTCCTGAAAAAACATCTGATCGGCCTCCAACTGCACTGGAAAGAAAAATACGCTAA
- the cryz gene encoding quinone oxidoreductase, translating to MSGSRLMRAIRVSEFGGPTVLRLCSDVPVPVPGPRQVLIQVRACGVNPVETYIRSGSHGRKPTLPYTPGTDVAGVVEAVGEGVTAVKAGDRVFTTSTVSGGYAEFTVAAEDSVHWLPDALDFPQGSAIGIPYFTAYRALVHRARAKAGETVLIHGASGGVGVAACQLSRALGLRVLGTAGTPEGMKLALSNGAHLIFNHREEGYTDKIMEATGGAGVDIIVEMLSNVNLSKDLQMMANGGRVTVVGSRGSIEINPRDTMAKESCIMGVALFCATQEEKKECAALLYAGMEAGWLRPIVGSHYPLEKAAQAHHDIIESPGAAGKIVLTI from the exons ATGTCGGGCAGCAGACTGATGAGGGCCATCAGAGTGAGTGAGTTCGGAGGCCCGACCGTCCTCAGACTGTGCTCGGACGTGCCAGTCCCCGTGCCCGGACCCAGACAG GTGTTGATCCAAGTCCGGGCTTGTGGAGTTAATCCTGTGGAAACCTACATCCGCTCTGGAAGCCACGGCAGGAAGCCGACTCTGCCGTACACGCCGGGCACTGATGTGGCAGGAGTGGTGGAAGCAGTTGGAGAGGGAGTCACTGCAGTGAAG GCAGGTGATCGTGTCTTCACTACTTCCACGGTGTCTGGAGGATACGCCGAGTTCACTGTAGCAGCTGAGGACAGTGTTCACTGGCTGCCTGATGCCTTGGACTTCCCTCAGGGATCGGCCATAGGCATCCCATACTTCACTGCCTACAGAGCGCTTGTTCACAG AGCTCGTGCCAAAGCTGGAGAGACAGTCCTTATCCATGGTGCCAGCGGAGGG GTGGGCGTGGCCGCGTGCCAGCTGTCCCGCGCTCTGGGCCTCAGGGTTCTGGGAACGGCAGGCACACCTGAAGGAATGAAACTGGCTCTCAGCAACGGAGCTCACCTCATTTTCAACCACAGAGAGGAGGGCTACACGGACAAAATCATG GAGGCCACAGGTGGTGCTGGTGTAGATATCATAGTGGAGATGCTGTCCAATGTAAACCTCAGCAAAGACCTCCAGATGATGGCCAATGGAGGACGCGTCACT GTGGTTGGCTCCAGAGGCTCCATAGAGATCAACCCTCGAGACACCATGGCCAAAGAGAGCTGCATCATGGGAGTGGCCCTTTTCTGCGCCACTCAG gaggagaagaaggagtGTGCGGCGCTCCTTTATGCTGGGATGGAGGCTGGTTGGCTGCGTCCCATCGTCGGGTCCCATTACCCTCTAGAAAAGGCGGCTCAGGCCCACCATGACATCATCGAGTCTcctggggctgctgggaaaaTTGTCCTGACCATTTAA
- the dars2 gene encoding aspartate--tRNA ligase, mitochondrial: MATRSRLLLRRLLGARSVWCHSSCGGLLLRRPQLRTSSCSKRLYTPPASTGPSSLSLRSHTCGELNMGHVGKRVTLCGWVQYLRQDLFVILRDFSGLTQVLVPQEESASKVKADLCNLTVESVVMVTGTVRKRPAGQENKEMTTGEIEVLAENVEVFNVCKKLPFEMKEFVKKSEALRMQYRYLDLRSSWMQKNLRLRSQLVMKMREFLCNEHGFVDVETPTLFKRTPGGAKEFVVPSREPGLFYSLPQSPQQFKQLLMVAGVDRYFQIARCYRDEGSKPDRQPEFTQVDIEMSFVEQEGIRTLVEGMLQHSWPAEKGSLQVPFQTMTYEEAMRDYGVDKPDTRFNMKLMDISDVFSSTQVEFLRSALDQPEGSVQTVLVPCGAKLFTGKELEGIRQTAKTQFGQELSLVLVRTDGTLKSPLKKLLSASLTEDLMRKTRAQPGDLLLIAAGPLHTVRPLLGGLRLHCAQLLESHGCSVRDPLAFHFLWVVDFPLFLPKEDEPQELESAHHPFTAPLPEDTALLFTEPHKVRGQHYDLVLNGCEIGGGSIRIHKASEQLYVLKNILKEDASQLTHLLEALDSGAPPHGGIALGLDRLVSIIVGAPSIRDVIAFPKSFRGHDLMSRAPDMVSDRELRPYHISVKWPTEQGGEEGKQQD; the protein is encoded by the exons ATGGCGACAAGGagcagactgctgctgcggAGGCTCCTCGGTGCTCGCAGTGTTTGGTGTCACTCCTCATGTGGAGGACTTCTGCTGAGGAGACCTCAACTCAGAACCTCAAGCTGCTCTAAAAGACTTTACACTCCTCCAGCCTCTACAG GTCCTAGCAGCCTGTCATTGAGGAGTCATACCTGTGGGGAGTTGAATATGGGTCACGTGGGAAAGAGGGTCACTCTGTGTGGCTGGGTCCAATACCTCag GCAAGACCTGTTTGTCATCCTCCGAGATTTTAGTGGCCTCACACAAGTCCTTGTTCCTCAAGAAGAG tctGCAAGTAAAGTTAAAGCAGATCTGTGTAATCTCACTGTGGAGTCAGTCGTCATGGTTACAGGGACGGTCAGAAAACGGCCAGCCGGCCAGGAAAATAAG GAAATGACGACAGGAGAAATTGAGGTTCTGGCTGAAAACGTGGAGGTTTTTAATGTATGCAAGAAGCTCCCCTTTGAGATGAAAGAGTTTGTCAAA AAGTCCGAGGCTCTGCGGATGCAGTATCGCTATCTGGATCTGAGGTCGTCATGGATGCAGAAGAACCTCCGGCTGAGATCCCAGCtggtgatgaagatgagagAATTCCTCTGCAATGAGCACG GGTTCGTTGATGTAGAAACACCGACTTTGTTCAAAAGAACGCCGGGG GGGGCCAAAGAGTTTGTGGTTCCATCCAGAGAGCCGGGCCTGTTTTATTCTTTGCCTCAGAGTCCGCAGCAGTTTAAGCAGCTCCTCATGGTTGCAGGTGTGGACAG GTACTTTCAGATCGCTCGCTGCTACAGAGATGAAGGTTCCAAACCAGACCGTCAGCCGGAGTTCACACAG GTGGACATAGAGATGTCTTTTGTGGAGCAGGAAGGCATCAGGACCCTGGTGGAGGGCATGCTGCAGCACTCCTGGCCTGCAGAGAAGGGCTCTCTTCAGGTTCCCTTTCAGACTATGACGTATGAGGAAGCCATGAGAGACTACGGCGTAGACAAACCGGATACAAGATTCAACATGAAG CTGATGGACATCAGTGATGTTTTCTCATCAACACAAGTTGAATTTCTCAGATCGGCTCTGGACCAACCAGAAGGCTCCGTTCAGACCGTCCTTGTTCCCTGTGGAGCG aaactttTCACTGGAAAAGAGCTGGAGGGAATAAGACAGACAGCCAAAACGCAATTTGGACAG GAGCTCAGCCTGGTGCTCGTCAGGACAGACGGGACATTGAAGTCTCCTCTGAAGAAGCTGCTGTCTGCTTCTCTTACAGAGGATCTGATGAGGAAGACTCGAGCCCAACCAGGAGACCTTCTGCTGATAGCAGCCGGCCCCCTCCACACTGTG CGCCCCCTACTGGGAGGTCTTCGTCTGCATTGTGCGCAGCTGCTGGAGTCTCACGGCTGTTCAGTCCGGGACCCTTTAGCCTTCCACTTCCTCTGGGTTGTCGACTTCCCTCTTTTTTTACCCAAAGAAGACGAGCCGCAGGAGCTGGAGTCGGCCCATCATCCGTTCACTGCTCCACTGCCAGAAGATACTGCTTTACTCTTCACAGAGCCACACAAG GTGCGCGGTCAGCACTATGATCTGGTGTTGAACGGTTGTGAGATTGGGGGCGGATCCATCCGCATCCATAAGGCTTCAGAACAGCTTTACGTCTTAAAAAACATCCTTAAG GAGGATGCCAGTCAGCTCACTCACCTGCTGGAGGCTCTGGACTCAGGGGCGCCCCCTCATGGAGGCATTGCTCTAG GTTTGGATCGGCTGGTCTCCATTATAGTCGGAGCTCCCAGTATCCGCGACGTCATTGCATTCCCAAAGTCGTTCCGTGGGCACGATCTCATGAGCCGTGCACCTGACATGGTCTCAGACCGGGAGCTGAGGCCCTACCACATTTCTGTCAAATGGCCAACTGAACAGGGAGGAGAAGAAGGGAAGCAACAGGACTGA